In one Bordetella pertussis 18323 genomic region, the following are encoded:
- the cheA gene encoding chemotaxis protein CheA, with protein MSSGLDLSQFYETFFDEADELLAQMEQLLLELDVGAPDIEQLNAIFRAAHSIKGGAATFGCFQKLAGTTHLLENLLDAIRRGEMGLRADMVDIFLETKDVLKSQLDAYRASEEPEDAVFERICAVLRQLALEGGQAPAAAAPAPVAAPEPDPEPEPAPQPAAASTAAGLPLRVRFSKVSDKDAQSLLEEMGNLGDVRASERAGQTLTVWVDTTCSPDDIEAVCCFIIDADQLEIAREAEPAHAPAQAAVAAAPDAAATPTPAPAPAAAQAAEPARAARPSIAPAHADKESTSIRVGVEKVDQVINLVGELVITQAMLAQTASTLDPVLHDRLLNGMEQLERNARDLQEAVMSIRMMPMDYVFSCFPRLVRDIAGKMGKQIELQTYGRATELDKSLIERIIDPLTHLVRNSLDHGIETPDKRVAAGKEPVGQLVLSAQHNGGNIVIEVSDDGGGLSRERILRKAVAQGLTVNENSPDDEIWQLIFAPGFSTADQVTDISGRGVGMDVVRRNIQDMGGHVQLSSVPGQGTTTRIVLPLTLAILDGMSVRVGEETFILPLNHVTESLQPQVDQIYSVAGNERVMQVRGEYLPLVEMHRVFSVGQAQADPTQAIAVIMQAEERRFALLVDHLVGQHQVVVKNLESNYRKVSGISAATILGDGSVALIVDVLALARANREKWSQPEAILN; from the coding sequence ATGAGTTCAGGTCTGGACCTCAGTCAGTTCTACGAAACATTCTTCGACGAAGCCGACGAGCTGCTCGCGCAGATGGAGCAGTTGCTGCTCGAGCTGGATGTGGGCGCGCCCGACATCGAGCAGCTCAACGCGATTTTCCGCGCCGCGCATTCCATCAAGGGCGGCGCGGCCACTTTCGGCTGCTTCCAGAAGCTGGCCGGAACCACGCATTTGCTTGAAAACCTGCTGGACGCGATCCGGCGCGGCGAGATGGGACTGCGCGCCGACATGGTGGACATTTTCCTGGAAACGAAAGACGTGCTCAAAAGCCAACTGGACGCCTACCGGGCCTCCGAAGAGCCCGAAGATGCCGTGTTCGAGCGCATTTGCGCCGTGTTGCGCCAGCTGGCGCTGGAAGGCGGACAGGCGCCGGCGGCCGCGGCGCCGGCGCCGGTAGCGGCTCCCGAACCCGACCCGGAACCCGAACCCGCGCCCCAGCCCGCCGCGGCATCGACGGCGGCGGGCCTGCCGTTGCGGGTGCGTTTCAGCAAGGTCTCGGACAAGGATGCCCAGTCGCTGCTGGAGGAAATGGGCAACCTGGGCGACGTGCGCGCCAGCGAGCGCGCCGGCCAGACGTTGACGGTGTGGGTCGACACGACCTGCTCGCCGGACGATATCGAAGCGGTGTGCTGCTTCATCATCGACGCGGACCAACTGGAAATCGCCCGCGAGGCCGAGCCGGCCCATGCGCCGGCGCAGGCGGCCGTAGCGGCCGCGCCGGATGCCGCCGCCACGCCGACGCCGGCTCCCGCTCCCGCCGCGGCCCAGGCCGCCGAGCCGGCGCGCGCCGCGCGCCCGAGCATTGCGCCCGCGCACGCCGACAAGGAGTCGACCTCGATCCGCGTCGGCGTCGAAAAGGTCGACCAGGTGATCAACCTGGTCGGCGAACTGGTGATCACGCAGGCGATGCTGGCGCAGACCGCCTCGACGCTCGATCCGGTGCTGCACGATCGCCTGCTCAATGGCATGGAGCAGCTCGAGCGCAATGCGCGCGACCTGCAGGAAGCGGTCATGTCCATCCGCATGATGCCGATGGACTACGTGTTCAGCTGCTTTCCGCGCCTGGTGCGCGATATCGCCGGCAAGATGGGCAAGCAGATCGAACTGCAGACCTATGGGCGGGCCACCGAGCTGGACAAGAGCCTGATCGAGCGCATCATCGACCCCTTGACGCACCTGGTGCGCAACAGCCTGGACCATGGCATCGAAACGCCGGACAAGCGCGTGGCGGCCGGCAAGGAGCCGGTGGGCCAGCTGGTGCTCTCGGCGCAGCACAATGGCGGCAACATCGTCATCGAGGTCAGCGACGATGGCGGCGGCCTGAGCCGCGAGCGCATCCTCAGGAAGGCCGTGGCCCAGGGGCTGACGGTCAACGAGAACTCGCCCGACGACGAGATCTGGCAACTGATCTTCGCGCCCGGTTTCTCCACCGCCGACCAGGTCACGGACATCTCCGGGCGCGGAGTCGGCATGGACGTCGTGCGCCGCAATATCCAAGACATGGGCGGCCACGTGCAGCTCTCCAGCGTGCCGGGGCAGGGAACGACCACGCGCATCGTGCTGCCGCTGACGCTGGCCATCCTGGACGGCATGTCGGTGCGGGTGGGCGAGGAAACCTTCATCCTGCCGCTGAACCATGTGACGGAATCGCTGCAGCCGCAGGTCGACCAGATCTATTCGGTGGCCGGCAACGAGCGCGTGATGCAGGTGCGCGGCGAATACCTGCCGCTGGTGGAAATGCACCGGGTGTTTTCGGTGGGCCAGGCGCAGGCCGATCCCACCCAGGCCATCGCCGTCATCATGCAGGCCGAGGAGCGCCGCTTCGCGCTGCTGGTCGATCACCTCGTCGGCCAGCACCAGGTGGTGGTGAAGAATCTCGAATCGAATTATCGCAAGGTGTCTGGCATTTCGGCCGCCACCATCCTGGGCGACGGCAGCGTGGCGCTGATCGTGGACGTATTAGCGCTGGCGCGCGCCAATCGGGAAAAGTGGTCCCAGCCCGAAGCCATTCTGAATTGA